In methanogenic archaeon ISO4-H5, the following are encoded in one genomic region:
- a CDS encoding transmembrane protein has product MVLDGFTMNKNMIIAIVAVAAIAVVGVSAFVFLGGNHSSSEDYAATYTSDISTDSSKTYAAVDTPMRVFGNVNGDMYLNEADVTALKALIDAGTWNSSTQPLADTNLDGVLDQKDVDRLNKFIKGEKTTMAYLDWNNKAATAPYPLTDYLGSNYGIYTEFSTGLDMGIILGIYNKFTYMANGDIGPSDLDTAMYPDAGNIKQVSIKTPGLEALYSGKVRVMMGDPKFLGGYVADAESLGFTVIKLPENRFINDIGCGDTLVTMGALCNAQDKTKAYIDFCDKVEAKILAANAAVSTPLSYVIPYTAPGYLPEIYVDGRGTGTMVTSDVETVDMLPVTSKMSTTAIDGFDKVDAESIVALDPDTFIVSMFGYSSSKSYTVDQIKKVFTDFVELGFDASTAGTNDRVFAMPFENCSLAGIACVLVLGSMLYPSEINADEAWALMNEYYHTFTNFDDSKDVKDSKFAPLSYAALKS; this is encoded by the coding sequence ATGGTTCTAGATGGTTTTACTATGAACAAAAACATGATTATCGCCATCGTCGCAGTCGCGGCGATAGCGGTCGTAGGTGTATCCGCCTTCGTATTCCTGGGAGGTAACCACTCCAGCAGCGAAGACTATGCAGCCACCTACACCAGTGATATCTCCACGGATTCCAGCAAGACCTATGCCGCCGTGGACACCCCCATGAGGGTTTTCGGAAACGTTAACGGAGACATGTATCTCAATGAGGCCGATGTGACCGCACTGAAGGCACTCATCGATGCAGGCACATGGAACAGTTCCACCCAGCCCCTCGCTGATACCAACCTCGACGGTGTCCTCGATCAGAAGGACGTCGACCGTCTGAACAAGTTCATCAAGGGCGAGAAGACCACCATGGCCTACCTCGATTGGAACAACAAGGCCGCAACCGCCCCCTACCCCCTGACCGACTACCTCGGCTCCAACTACGGAATCTATACCGAGTTCAGCACCGGCCTGGACATGGGAATCATCCTCGGCATCTACAACAAGTTCACCTACATGGCCAACGGAGACATCGGACCTTCCGACCTCGACACCGCCATGTACCCCGATGCAGGCAACATCAAGCAGGTCTCCATCAAGACTCCCGGCCTGGAGGCACTGTACTCCGGCAAGGTCCGCGTCATGATGGGCGACCCCAAGTTCCTCGGAGGATACGTCGCAGATGCGGAGAGCCTCGGATTCACCGTCATCAAGCTCCCCGAGAACCGTTTCATCAACGACATCGGCTGCGGTGACACTCTCGTCACCATGGGTGCCCTGTGCAACGCGCAGGACAAGACCAAGGCCTACATCGACTTCTGCGATAAGGTCGAAGCGAAGATCCTTGCCGCCAATGCCGCCGTCTCCACGCCTCTGAGCTACGTCATCCCCTACACGGCGCCCGGCTATCTGCCCGAGATCTACGTCGACGGCCGCGGAACCGGTACCATGGTCACCTCCGACGTCGAGACAGTGGATATGCTGCCTGTGACCTCCAAGATGTCCACCACCGCCATCGACGGTTTCGACAAGGTCGACGCAGAGTCCATCGTCGCTCTCGATCCCGACACCTTCATCGTATCGATGTTCGGATACTCGAGCAGCAAGTCCTACACCGTCGACCAGATCAAGAAGGTGTTCACCGACTTCGTCGAACTCGGATTCGATGCCTCCACCGCCGGAACCAACGACAGGGTTTTCGCAATGCCCTTCGAGAACTGTTCCCTGGCAGGAATCGCATGCGTCCTCGTTCTCGGATCTATGCTCTATCCCTCCGAAATCAACGCCGACGAGGCTTGGGCACTCATGAACGAGTACTATCACACCTTCACGAACTTCGACGACAGCAAGGATGTCAAGGACTCCAAGTTCGCGCCTCTGAGCTACGCCGCTCTCAAGAGCTGA
- a CDS encoding endonuclease IV: protein MRFGPAGYPAVGTKSDPEKSLQYTRDLGLDALEVEFVRGARITEERARKIGECAKSLDIRLSCHAPYFISFNSETPETIEKSVEWVMDTVKAAHNLGAYLIVIHAASYGKHPETATENVIKGLTECRNRMDDLGIKDVILGVETMGKKGQFGTLKEIAQVMDSVDGVRPVLDVAHVHARGVGCLKTKQDMQDLIDEYFGLVGPIAHFHISCIKYGDKGEISHLPLSEKEPDMQYLADILNDSKQDCTFICESPLIEKDAVVFRDMFPAYRRA, encoded by the coding sequence ATGAGATTCGGCCCGGCAGGATATCCCGCAGTAGGAACCAAGAGCGACCCGGAGAAATCACTCCAGTACACCCGCGATCTGGGACTCGACGCCCTCGAGGTGGAGTTCGTGCGCGGAGCACGCATCACCGAGGAGCGCGCCAGGAAAATCGGCGAGTGCGCCAAATCCCTGGACATCCGTCTCAGCTGCCATGCACCGTATTTCATCAGCTTCAACTCCGAGACCCCCGAGACCATCGAGAAGAGCGTCGAGTGGGTGATGGACACCGTGAAAGCGGCCCACAACCTTGGGGCTTATCTCATCGTGATCCATGCAGCGTCTTACGGGAAGCATCCAGAGACCGCCACCGAGAACGTCATCAAGGGGCTGACCGAGTGCAGGAACAGGATGGACGACCTCGGGATAAAGGACGTCATCCTCGGGGTGGAGACCATGGGCAAGAAGGGCCAGTTCGGCACCCTGAAGGAGATCGCGCAGGTCATGGATTCTGTGGACGGGGTCAGACCCGTACTCGATGTCGCACATGTCCATGCCAGGGGGGTCGGCTGCCTGAAGACCAAGCAGGACATGCAGGACCTCATCGACGAGTACTTCGGATTGGTCGGACCGATAGCCCACTTCCATATCAGCTGCATCAAGTACGGGGACAAGGGGGAGATCTCCCACCTGCCTCTCTCGGAGAAGGAGCCAGATATGCAGTATTTGGCGGATATCCTGAACGATTCCAAGCAGGACTGCACGTTCATCTGCGAGTCGCCGCTCATTGAGAAGGATGCTGTGGTGTTCAGAGATATGTTCCCCGCGTACCGCAGGGCCTAA
- a CDS encoding ABC transporter ATP-binding protein — translation MTETDILDIGIEAKKHRTVLELRDVDFGYDEGHIVLHDINLKIDEPGLYCIIGPNGVGKSTMAKCVSKIVNPLKGEVLINGRNISEMSHKEVSKVVGYVPAFSQDVFSMSVVDTIMVGRHNHRRWGSVSKDLEMVYKAMRILRITDLADKQFNSLSSGQHQKVSIARGLVQETDVLILDEPTANLDVKFQVYVMELLRGIAEKLGIIILTICHDLNVTAKYSHKVIMLERPGRIYAYGTPEEVLTSENIEKVYGIRCRVVNEGEFGVPLVILGAPIMSDEIDGT, via the coding sequence ATGACAGAAACAGATATACTGGATATAGGGATCGAAGCCAAGAAGCACCGTACCGTACTGGAGCTCAGGGACGTGGATTTCGGTTACGACGAGGGACACATAGTCCTGCACGACATCAACCTGAAGATCGACGAACCCGGGCTGTACTGCATCATCGGACCCAACGGAGTGGGCAAGTCCACCATGGCGAAGTGCGTCAGCAAGATCGTCAACCCCCTGAAGGGGGAGGTCCTCATCAACGGCAGGAACATCTCCGAGATGTCTCACAAGGAGGTGTCGAAGGTGGTCGGGTACGTGCCGGCCTTCTCGCAGGACGTGTTCTCCATGTCGGTCGTCGACACCATCATGGTCGGCAGGCACAACCACCGCCGCTGGGGTTCCGTTTCCAAGGACCTCGAGATGGTGTACAAGGCCATGCGCATTCTGCGCATAACCGACCTGGCGGACAAGCAGTTCAACTCCCTCTCGTCCGGTCAGCATCAGAAGGTCTCCATCGCCAGAGGATTGGTCCAGGAGACCGACGTACTGATCCTGGACGAGCCCACCGCCAACCTGGATGTGAAATTCCAGGTGTACGTGATGGAACTGCTGAGAGGTATCGCCGAGAAACTGGGGATCATCATCCTGACGATCTGCCACGACTTAAACGTCACCGCGAAGTACTCCCACAAGGTCATCATGCTGGAGCGCCCGGGCAGGATCTACGCCTACGGCACCCCGGAGGAGGTCCTCACCTCGGAGAACATCGAGAAGGTCTACGGTATCCGCTGCAGGGTCGTCAACGAGGGCGAGTTCGGGGTACCCCTGGTGATACTCGGAGCGCCCATAATGAGCGACGAGATCGACGGGACCTGA
- a CDS encoding 8-oxoguanine DNA-glycosylase Ogg, which produces MELKMEIALDPTLGCGQAHRWRKQADGSWQGVIKNSVITMCQTPQGVSFAGGSLEDVKEYLRADDDLEMIIRCISRADPYVAELSSKCPGLRILKQPEWECLGTYLLATNVNVKRIAKMVESVCDHFGTDLGERRAFPTPKQILDGRECIGECRLGFRESRFIELAERMESGDIDLERMKELDYSGLVSELQGIKGVGPKVADCVALFGFGRLEAFPVDVRIQKVVENIYGVTGSYEKVSRFGMERFGAYAGYAQEFLYHAEFI; this is translated from the coding sequence ATGGAACTCAAGATGGAGATTGCACTGGATCCCACCCTCGGATGCGGGCAGGCCCACCGCTGGAGAAAGCAGGCGGACGGTTCATGGCAGGGAGTCATCAAGAACAGTGTGATCACCATGTGCCAGACACCCCAAGGAGTATCTTTCGCCGGGGGCAGTCTGGAGGATGTGAAAGAGTATCTCCGTGCGGATGACGATCTCGAAATGATCATAAGATGCATCAGCAGAGCCGACCCTTACGTGGCGGAACTGTCTTCGAAATGCCCCGGCCTCCGCATCCTCAAGCAGCCTGAGTGGGAGTGCCTCGGAACCTATCTCCTGGCGACCAACGTCAACGTCAAGCGCATAGCGAAGATGGTGGAATCCGTGTGCGACCATTTCGGTACCGACCTCGGCGAAAGGAGAGCATTCCCCACCCCGAAGCAGATTCTCGACGGCAGGGAGTGCATCGGCGAATGCAGGCTGGGGTTCAGGGAATCCCGCTTCATCGAGCTCGCCGAGAGGATGGAATCGGGCGATATCGACCTCGAGCGCATGAAGGAGCTCGATTACTCCGGACTGGTGTCGGAACTCCAGGGCATCAAAGGGGTGGGACCCAAGGTGGCCGACTGCGTGGCCCTCTTCGGTTTCGGAAGGCTCGAAGCGTTCCCCGTGGACGTGCGCATCCAGAAGGTCGTGGAGAACATCTACGGCGTGACGGGGAGCTACGAGAAGGTATCCCGCTTCGGAATGGAGAGATTCGGCGCTTACGCTGGATATGCACAGGAATTCCTTTACCACGCGGAGTTCATCTGA
- a CDS encoding ABC transporter permease protein encodes MQFTSDIEKDILLCDDVRASVDTWTADVSSDGRFSDTLDKYQRNTRKKILVILGLLVAACLITVFSLQYGEISTGVAGTLQIIWNEITGAGNPNNAITKWTLYRAPPVLGAVIGGAGLAVCGAVMQSILRNPMADPYTTGISSGASFGAAIGITAPVLLSGLALTETQGLTVMLAFIFSMVPVLVILAISKITNASPVTIIMTGIGIMYIFNAGTSIIQLKVGSYYTAALENWLMGNVQLVGWDDLLPMFVIVLTGVIITMFLASKINVLSTGDENAKAMGINADRLRIICMVLTAIVSAGVISFTGLIGFVGLVCPHIVRMFVGADNRYLIPASAAFGAALMVAAHLIGKNIISPTLIPVGIIMSCIGGPVFIWLVVRKNNSTW; translated from the coding sequence ATGCAATTCACAAGCGACATTGAAAAGGACATCCTGCTCTGCGACGACGTGCGCGCATCCGTGGACACATGGACGGCGGACGTATCCTCGGACGGCCGCTTCTCCGACACACTGGACAAGTACCAGCGCAACACCCGCAAGAAGATCCTGGTCATCCTGGGTCTTCTGGTCGCAGCATGTCTGATAACCGTTTTCTCATTGCAGTACGGTGAGATCAGCACAGGCGTCGCAGGTACCCTCCAGATCATATGGAACGAGATAACCGGTGCCGGCAACCCGAACAACGCGATCACCAAATGGACCCTCTACAGGGCGCCGCCCGTGCTAGGTGCGGTCATCGGAGGCGCGGGTCTCGCGGTCTGCGGAGCGGTCATGCAGAGCATCCTCCGCAACCCCATGGCCGATCCCTACACGACCGGTATCTCCTCCGGCGCATCGTTCGGTGCGGCGATAGGCATCACCGCCCCCGTGCTCCTTTCGGGCCTTGCGCTCACGGAGACGCAGGGACTGACCGTGATGCTCGCTTTCATCTTCTCGATGGTGCCGGTCCTGGTGATCCTGGCCATATCGAAGATAACCAACGCCTCGCCCGTGACCATCATCATGACCGGTATCGGTATCATGTACATCTTCAACGCCGGCACCAGCATCATCCAGCTGAAGGTGGGCAGCTATTACACCGCCGCCCTCGAGAACTGGCTGATGGGAAACGTCCAGCTCGTCGGCTGGGACGATCTCCTGCCGATGTTCGTCATCGTGCTGACCGGAGTCATCATAACGATGTTCCTGGCGAGCAAGATCAACGTCCTCTCCACCGGCGACGAGAACGCCAAGGCCATGGGAATCAACGCCGACAGGCTCCGTATCATCTGCATGGTCCTGACCGCCATCGTCAGCGCGGGGGTCATCAGTTTCACGGGTCTCATCGGATTCGTGGGTCTGGTCTGTCCCCACATCGTGAGGATGTTCGTGGGCGCGGACAACAGGTATCTCATTCCTGCCTCCGCCGCCTTCGGAGCGGCACTCATGGTGGCCGCGCACCTGATCGGAAAGAACATCATCTCCCCGACGCTGATCCCTGTGGGAATAATCATGTCCTGCATCGGCGGACCGGTCTTCATCTGGCTGGTCGTCAGGAAGAACAACAGCACGTGGTGA
- a CDS encoding ATP-dependent DNA helicase encodes MEKVNKVYSTEEVLGLMEPLVSKWFKERFTSLTEPQSMAIPVIHERKNVLISSPTGSGKTLTAFTSILNQLIKYSNEDTLEEKIYCVYISPLKALANDVKRNLSDPLEQMRELAAREGMKVPDIRVAVRSGDTPQNERQKMVRHPPHILITTPESMALILASPKFKEKLMGVEWLILDEIHDICDSKRGAFLSLTIEMLRNYCEHDFTRIGLSATVAPIEEVARYLVGFNPDGSDRDVILIQSSSKKVLDLKVICPTEDMTALPTDVVSSMMYDRLKELVDQHETTLIFTNTRSGAEAVVYKLKERGLENIEVHHSSLGKDTRLDVEERLKKGEIKCVVSSTSLELGIDIGSVDLVCQIGSPKSVAKGLQRIGRSGHSFGKIAKGRLIVFDPDDLSECAVMCRAAHRHDIDRVGIPQNCLDVLSQAVVGMSLDRRWDVEEAYALVKSSYCYHNLSHEKFLNVLGYLGSKEEHEGVYSKIWYDTDNNQFGKKKGARMIYFMNLGTIPEEANYRVITSYGSVAGELSEKFVERLSPGDVFVLGGRSLEFVRSKGMTAFVKEANGRKPTVPSWAGEMLPRSFDLSMDVARFRKEMSQLISGGRPDKIDWLCKEFDIDEGSARSLISYFSEQEATAGFVPDIDRLAIEEYIDPSGNQRLIFHYPFGRRVNDALSRGYAYRITTLTGANVSVTITDDNFMIGTTHKIDINQVPSMLNTVDLEPVLRKAVKDSEIFKLRFRHTASRSFMILRNYMGRSISVNRQQIRSTYLLEMLRDMENEPVIEETYREILEDDMDINNARVVLQLIESGKMGITTVPFNGTPSPFAHSVILSGFSDIVLMEDRTALLKELHRKVLERALGDNIKDFEFDADKVTQYFRQKIGRVTSKDDIPDLLMRTGPLQAFRERGRSIYPYCDPDKKTVDGWIRELIREGKIGTVFLDEVHIMTKSEVPEYAAATVRDRTLNEVDQQVYDLISQDTLLSDVHSQVEVSEDVVFRSVRKLESMYLITRTGITENNRWYFSRCTPPAGVHSAAVDSVVLRHLGCFAPVTVEETAFALNIPEDTVHASLESLTASGEVAKGRFLISENDQYMLSSDRKKLRTGKSNVYDFETVENYRLTKGESFDSIEDFFKFYVTSGSEIDVFNRVKNFSLDEWQQMRRDGKILLGRFCRGKVRFMLAEDAAKYAYFRVDSTESQDAELLRRIEGSGSGITLRELVAATGMDKERAKEAVMRLDRSLKIIRAFGDREDWGTENYYVGYEPEVPEENPCDEIVEKAIRAYGPIPTMAVRYLVSIPDEEIVSAVNRIGAVQILVGPGQAPMYIMPDELPALNSISEPSSEVRVLSLFDPDLGSKWAEISARYGDRWIFPVTKGSRIIGAMEIWEMSGCIEVRSVDLDSPEMLSDVLTALDKFMEFYRQKGIAIVRIREVLTVDAAELEDPVKSTLTEFGYVFVNGFYAKGKFITRVMTHEEALSYVFRKQKLEKTSRFGTFDELIAERGYVRSDQELPCRLAGRTSLKKQMELGTVVKSILCPSYVGYIDPARLPVLRAAKKVPLTGEQVALQKIIAAKQPISKKNLMFQSPYSYKVTTETISEMTHMSLIYQDGDSAYCLTEASDLTQEEALKQIAKWHFKDFGLFSAERLAQFLNCRMAVTRKILSELEDEGYISKGFLLEGDPSLYWMLTEDVGSKVRPFTGMFLLNTQDNLSLYLRDYIKKECGSSVSAIFSGTKIIGHFKGKVTPTAAKMDEFEGSDLARKYLEDTARIFGVSLSKGCDQADDDWEASEFYSKTNPGL; translated from the coding sequence ATGGAGAAAGTAAACAAGGTATATTCCACCGAAGAGGTGCTCGGACTGATGGAACCGCTGGTTTCAAAGTGGTTCAAGGAACGCTTCACATCCCTGACTGAACCCCAGTCGATGGCCATTCCCGTCATTCACGAAAGGAAGAACGTTTTGATCTCGTCGCCCACCGGTTCTGGAAAGACCCTTACCGCTTTCACCAGCATCCTGAACCAGCTCATCAAGTACTCCAACGAGGACACTCTGGAGGAGAAGATTTACTGTGTTTACATCTCCCCGCTCAAAGCCCTCGCCAACGATGTCAAGAGGAACCTCAGCGACCCTCTCGAACAGATGAGGGAACTGGCCGCCCGCGAGGGCATGAAGGTACCGGACATTCGTGTCGCCGTCCGTTCCGGAGACACCCCTCAGAACGAGAGGCAGAAGATGGTCAGGCACCCGCCGCACATCCTCATCACCACTCCCGAGTCCATGGCGCTCATTCTCGCCTCCCCCAAGTTCAAGGAGAAGCTGATGGGTGTCGAATGGCTGATCCTCGACGAGATCCACGACATCTGCGATTCCAAGAGGGGTGCATTCCTCTCGCTGACCATCGAGATGCTCAGGAACTACTGCGAACACGATTTCACCCGCATCGGACTCTCCGCCACCGTCGCACCCATCGAGGAGGTCGCCAGATACCTGGTGGGATTCAATCCGGACGGATCCGACAGGGATGTCATTCTCATACAGTCGAGTTCCAAGAAGGTCCTCGACCTGAAGGTCATCTGCCCCACCGAGGACATGACCGCTCTGCCCACCGACGTGGTCAGTTCCATGATGTACGACCGCCTCAAGGAGCTGGTCGATCAGCACGAGACCACCCTCATCTTCACCAACACCCGTTCAGGAGCCGAGGCCGTCGTCTACAAGCTGAAGGAGAGGGGACTCGAGAACATCGAGGTCCATCACAGCTCCCTCGGCAAGGACACCCGTCTTGACGTCGAGGAGCGTCTCAAGAAGGGTGAGATCAAGTGCGTCGTATCCTCCACATCCCTGGAGCTGGGTATAGACATCGGTTCAGTCGATTTGGTATGTCAGATCGGTTCCCCCAAATCGGTTGCGAAGGGACTGCAGAGGATCGGACGCAGCGGACACAGCTTCGGTAAGATCGCCAAAGGAAGGCTCATCGTCTTCGACCCCGACGACCTCTCTGAGTGTGCCGTCATGTGCAGGGCCGCCCACCGTCACGACATCGACCGCGTAGGTATCCCGCAGAACTGTCTCGATGTATTGTCCCAGGCGGTCGTCGGAATGAGTCTCGACCGCAGGTGGGACGTGGAGGAGGCCTATGCCCTGGTGAAGTCCTCCTATTGCTATCACAACCTCTCTCACGAGAAGTTCCTGAATGTCTTGGGTTATCTGGGCAGTAAGGAGGAGCACGAGGGAGTGTACTCCAAAATCTGGTACGACACCGATAACAACCAGTTCGGAAAGAAGAAGGGCGCCCGCATGATCTACTTCATGAACCTGGGTACCATCCCCGAGGAGGCCAACTACCGTGTCATAACCAGTTACGGTTCCGTGGCGGGAGAGCTCTCCGAGAAGTTCGTGGAGAGGCTGTCTCCCGGAGACGTCTTCGTGCTCGGAGGCCGCAGTCTCGAGTTCGTGCGCTCTAAGGGTATGACCGCTTTCGTCAAGGAGGCCAACGGCAGGAAGCCCACGGTGCCCTCCTGGGCCGGAGAGATGCTGCCCCGTTCCTTCGACCTCTCCATGGATGTCGCACGTTTCAGGAAGGAGATGTCCCAGCTGATTTCCGGCGGCCGTCCCGACAAGATCGACTGGCTCTGCAAGGAGTTCGACATCGACGAGGGTTCTGCCCGTTCCCTCATCTCATATTTCAGCGAGCAGGAGGCCACCGCAGGCTTCGTTCCCGATATCGATAGGCTCGCCATCGAGGAGTACATCGACCCCTCCGGCAACCAGAGGCTGATCTTCCATTATCCCTTCGGCAGGCGCGTGAACGATGCGCTTTCCAGAGGATATGCTTACCGTATCACCACCCTCACCGGTGCCAACGTCTCGGTCACCATCACCGATGACAATTTCATGATCGGGACCACCCACAAGATCGACATCAATCAGGTACCCTCGATGCTGAACACCGTCGACCTCGAGCCTGTGCTGAGGAAGGCGGTCAAGGATTCAGAGATCTTCAAGCTCCGTTTCAGGCACACCGCCTCCCGCAGCTTCATGATCCTCCGCAACTACATGGGCCGCTCCATCTCGGTCAACCGTCAGCAGATCCGCTCCACATATCTGCTGGAGATGCTCAGGGACATGGAGAACGAGCCTGTCATCGAGGAGACCTACAGGGAGATCCTGGAAGACGACATGGATATCAACAACGCCCGCGTGGTTCTGCAGCTGATCGAGTCCGGTAAGATGGGCATTACCACGGTCCCCTTCAACGGAACCCCCTCGCCCTTCGCCCACAGCGTCATCCTGTCCGGATTCTCCGACATCGTTCTCATGGAGGACCGTACCGCACTCCTGAAAGAGCTTCACCGGAAGGTCTTGGAGAGGGCTCTCGGAGACAATATCAAGGACTTCGAGTTCGACGCCGACAAGGTAACTCAGTACTTTAGGCAGAAGATCGGCAGGGTCACGTCCAAGGACGACATTCCCGATCTGCTCATGCGCACCGGTCCCCTGCAGGCCTTCAGGGAGCGCGGAAGGAGCATCTATCCTTACTGCGACCCCGACAAGAAGACCGTCGACGGATGGATCCGCGAGCTCATCCGCGAGGGCAAGATAGGTACAGTCTTCCTTGACGAAGTGCACATCATGACCAAATCCGAGGTCCCGGAGTATGCCGCGGCCACCGTTCGTGACCGTACCCTCAACGAGGTCGATCAGCAGGTCTACGACCTGATATCCCAGGATACGCTTCTGAGCGATGTTCACTCCCAGGTGGAGGTCTCCGAGGATGTCGTATTCAGGTCGGTCAGGAAACTGGAATCCATGTACCTCATCACCCGTACCGGCATCACCGAGAACAACCGCTGGTACTTCTCCAGATGCACCCCGCCCGCCGGTGTCCATTCCGCAGCGGTGGATTCCGTGGTCCTCAGGCACCTCGGCTGTTTCGCACCGGTGACCGTGGAGGAGACCGCCTTCGCACTCAACATCCCCGAGGATACCGTACATGCCTCCCTGGAGTCCCTCACCGCCAGCGGCGAGGTGGCCAAGGGAAGGTTCCTGATCTCCGAGAACGACCAGTACATGCTCTCATCCGACCGCAAGAAGCTGCGTACCGGAAAGAGCAACGTCTATGATTTCGAGACCGTCGAGAATTACCGTCTCACCAAGGGTGAAAGCTTCGATTCCATAGAGGACTTCTTCAAGTTTTACGTAACCTCCGGCAGCGAGATCGATGTGTTCAACAGAGTGAAGAACTTCAGTCTCGACGAATGGCAGCAGATGCGCCGCGACGGAAAGATCCTGTTGGGCAGATTCTGCCGCGGAAAGGTCCGTTTCATGCTCGCGGAGGATGCCGCGAAATACGCATATTTCAGAGTGGATTCCACAGAGTCCCAGGATGCCGAATTGCTGCGCAGGATCGAAGGCAGCGGAAGCGGTATTACACTGAGGGAGCTGGTGGCAGCCACCGGCATGGACAAGGAGCGTGCCAAGGAGGCCGTGATGCGTCTCGACAGGTCGCTCAAGATCATCCGTGCCTTCGGCGACAGGGAGGACTGGGGAACAGAGAACTACTATGTGGGCTACGAACCCGAGGTCCCTGAGGAGAATCCCTGTGACGAGATCGTCGAGAAGGCCATCCGCGCTTACGGACCCATTCCCACCATGGCGGTCAGATATCTCGTCAGCATTCCTGACGAGGAGATAGTCTCCGCAGTGAACAGGATCGGTGCCGTCCAGATCCTGGTGGGTCCCGGACAGGCCCCCATGTACATCATGCCCGACGAACTCCCTGCACTCAACTCGATCTCCGAGCCTTCGTCCGAGGTCCGTGTGCTCTCGCTCTTCGACCCCGACCTCGGTTCGAAATGGGCCGAGATCTCGGCCAGATACGGCGACAGGTGGATATTCCCCGTGACCAAGGGCTCCCGCATCATCGGTGCCATGGAGATCTGGGAGATGTCGGGATGCATTGAGGTCAGATCCGTCGACCTGGATTCTCCCGAGATGCTTTCAGATGTCCTGACCGCCCTTGATAAGTTCATGGAGTTCTACCGCCAGAAGGGCATCGCCATCGTCAGGATCCGCGAGGTCCTGACCGTCGACGCCGCCGAACTCGAGGATCCCGTGAAATCCACTCTCACAGAATTCGGTTATGTGTTCGTCAACGGTTTCTACGCCAAAGGAAAGTTCATCACCAGGGTGATGACCCACGAGGAGGCTCTCAGCTATGTCTTCCGCAAGCAGAAGCTCGAGAAGACCTCCCGTTTCGGCACCTTCGACGAACTCATCGCCGAGAGGGGATACGTCCGCAGCGACCAGGAACTGCCCTGCCGTCTGGCCGGACGCACCAGTCTCAAGAAGCAGATGGAACTGGGCACCGTGGTGAAATCCATCCTGTGTCCGTCATATGTGGGTTACATCGATCCGGCCCGTCTCCCGGTGCTCCGTGCCGCGAAGAAGGTCCCCCTTACCGGAGAGCAGGTCGCACTGCAGAAGATCATCGCCGCCAAGCAACCCATCAGCAAGAAGAACCTCATGTTCCAGTCTCCTTATTCATACAAGGTCACCACCGAAACCATCTCGGAGATGACCCACATGTCCCTGATCTATCAGGACGGGGATTCCGCATACTGCCTCACGGAAGCCTCCGATCTGACTCAGGAGGAGGCCCTGAAGCAGATCGCAAAGTGGCACTTCAAGGATTTCGGACTCTTCTCCGCAGAGCGTCTGGCACAGTTCCTCAACTGCAGGATGGCTGTCACCAGGAAGATACTTTCAGAACTAGAGGACGAGGGCTACATAAGCAAGGGATTCCTGCTCGAAGGCGATCCTTCCCTGTACTGGATGCTGACCGAGGATGTAGGGTCCAAGGTACGTCCCTTCACCGGTATGTTCCTGCTCAACACGCAGGACAACCTGAGCCTGTATCTCAGGGATTACATCAAGAAGGAATGCGGTTCGAGTGTTTCCGCTATCTTCTCCGGAACCAAGATCATCGGACATTTCAAAGGAAAGGTTACCCCCACTGCAGCCAAGATGGATGAGTTCGAGGGTTCCGATCTCGCCCGCAAGTATTTGGAGGATACCGCGAGAATCTTCGGAGTATCTCTGAGCAAAGGATGCGATCAGGCGGATGACGATTGGGAAGCCTCCGAATTCTACAGCAAGACCAACCCCGGATTGTGA